GTTCTCAGCATAAGACCTTGCTCCAGAGGCAGCTCAGCCAGGGTACTTGAACCAGGAAACAAGGCTTGAATTGGAAAACCCTGGTTTgataaattatatgcaaatattttatcattttatataggGGACTTGCACAGTCGAGGACTTTGGTATCTGAGGGGGTTCTTGGAACCAGTTCTCATGGATACTGACAACTTACATACCTAGTCACCTGGCCTCTGAGTAGACTCTTTCTACCCTAATTTGGCAAATCAAACTCTAGGGATCTTATTCTCTCCATTACCCCTGAAGCCCCATCCAGGCATGTCTGAAATAGTGTTAATGGACATATCTTGGACCTGACCATCACAGCCATTTCTCAGGTCTGGAATAGCTCAAGACTATATATCCACAGTCCATATTGAAtaggaatttatatatttttgcagtgctggggattaaacccacacatgctagatagctctatcactgagctacatcccatacTGAATAggaatttttattctcaattccAGTGTGTCATGGATTGGGGAAATAATGAGCAGAAGGTTTTAGGTTCATTGGTGCTCTAATTGGATCTGGGCAGAGTAGCCGTGGCTGGGGTCTGGGTTTGAGCATGATGAGCCTGTTCTCCCACAGGGCTGGCCAGAGCAGCAGTGGAAAGAGAACTAAAGTGGAAAGAGAAAGTTGGGATATAACCAGCactgtggcatatgcctgtagtcccagttgctcaggaggcagaagcaagATCAGGTGTGCCCAGGAGTATGGAGCCAACCttggcaacacagcaagactctgtctcttaaaaaataaggctggggtgGAGACAGGAAGACAGAATGTCCAGCACAGGATATGAGACTAGCTGGGTCATGTCTGGGAGCCATAAGGTGGCCTCAGTAGGAGCTGAATCCTCAGATCTGCCTAGGACATCTCTGCTGAGGTAATCTGGAGAGCTTCTCAGCAACAGAGATTGTTTGGCAAAGGACAAAAAGGGCAACAGGTGACAGCCTAAGCCACAAGAAGTAAAGCCTTAAGGAGTAAGTACATCTTCCACCCTGAGGAGCACAATGCCGCCCCAACAGATGTGGAACTGCAGAAACTCCAGGAAGTTTCAGTGGAAGGCCCCTCTGTCCCTTCCACTGACAAACACATCTATGCACAGGAGGGGCTCTTCTTCTCCAGGGACTGGGTGGATAGTTCAAGACAGAACAGAAGCCAAGACTCTAGATCCAACAGAAATTTTTATTCCCTAGGAACAAAGATACATGAGAAAGAAACTCCAAAAGAAAATAGGAGTATCAATGACAGAATGATACCAGGGTGCCTGGCTCAGGAGACAAGGATAGCATATTCCACAGAGGACCTGGTTACAGCCCTGGTTCCTTGGATCCATATTTGCCCATCCCCAAAAGCCCATTTCAGTGTTTTAGGATGGGGTCAGTGATGTGGAAAATCTGCCTACTGTACACAAAGCAGATGAACACACCTGCCTATTCAGAGAGGCTCAGGGACATCAAAACCTCTCAAGAACAAATTAGGCACACAAGAATAAGGAGCCTGGGAGTCACAGACAACCGGAAAGGGATCACAGGGCCCACCAAGGCTGACAGAATCGGTGTCAACATGGAATAATAAGGGAACAGTTGTCCTTTAAGGAGCTTTGAGCTATGTGGAGCTGGTGGAGCTGGTCAATCTTGTCAAATCGGGCCCCAGGACAATTTTCCCCAGAAGTATGGTCTCTAACTTCTCCAAAGGACACTGGCTATGCTGAATCAGAAGCCATATCCCTTTCCCAGAGGATTTGCTCCTATGCTCATTATTGCACTATCCTTCCCCTTGCAGCCTGGTCCTCTAGAGAACAGACTGGCAAAGGATGAGGAGAAACTCTGCCCTCCCCTCACCCGCCTGGAATGGGACAATTTCCATGGCAGGTGAGAACCTTTAAGAACAAAATCCTTTGGTGTAGACAAAGTCACCCAGTCCCATCCCTGCACTATAGTGTCCTCCGACTGCTGGCTGGCAGTGGGGATCTGTCCCCATCATAGAGAGGTCTCTTGGAGAACAAAAGTGGGGCTGCTGCCCTGGTGGGCTGAGCCATCCTGAGCCATCTCCTCCTTGTCTCTGCTGTCCCACAGCACCCCATTCATCTTCTTCTCCGGAAACAGGTCACAGTCCGTGGGGACATCCTGGGAACATGCAGAGCAAGGCAGTGGAACTGGTAAGAGTGGGCAAGGGTGATGAGGGACACATGTAGGAAAGCGAGAGACCCTGCTTGGGTCCCCGCTAGAAGGGAGCCCAGCCAGGCCAgtgggggagcaggggaggagagggaggagcacAGTACAGAGCAGGAGTGGGACAGGGCAGCAGAAAGGCCAGGCTGAGCTGAGCTGATCCTTCTGCTCCCCGAGCCAGCTCGGCCTTGTGGAAGGGCAGCTGCTAGGGACAGTCCCTGTTTAGGCACATGATAAGAAAAAGGAGTGCTGGAGACAGGAGACAGAAAAGGGGATAGGAGGGAACTTGGAAGGCAAGTGGCATCTGTGTGCAAGAGAAGGAAGTAGGTCATGTGACAGTGGGTCCCACCTGGCTGTGGCTTCTGCAGCAAAGCCGCTTCTGACAGGAcaagggcaggagggagagaagTCTTGGCAGCACAGGGTAAATGGTCCCAGGGTTCAGGGGCCGGCCCCGCATTCCCCCTGAAGGCAAAGGAACTTCTGAGTGACTTCTGGGGAACCCTCCAGGGCAGCAAGTCCTTGGCTGTCCCTTCAGCAGAAGTCTcagccccctcccacctctggGACCTCTGCTGGGAAGCCTGGCTGTTACCTACAGCCAAGGGCTCTGAGGGGCAGAGTCCTCAGGAGCCCCCTTGCCCCTCCTCATTTTTCTGCACAGCAATACCAGATCCTTACCAGTGAGCAGACTGACAGTCAGGCCCACCACAATAACTGTGGTAGAGTTGTGAGCACTGTACCATAAATAAGACAGAGAATAGAATCGTTGCAGCCCTGTGGGcctggagagaagagaggggggGAAGACAATTAGCAACTGGTTGAAAGGGCATTCTTAGACACCTCATTCTATCCACCTGCAACAACACTTCCCAAGCCAACACTTCCCAAAGTCCTCTGGTGGCCAATCCCTTAGCAAGGCCTGTTTTAAGATCCTTAAAACTGAGTTTCTGCCCTCAAGGAGAAGGACAGCAAGCCCAGCCTCACTTAGAGAGGGTGGTCGAGGTCATCAGGGTGGTCACAGTAGTGGTAGTCAGATTGGTGGGCAGGCTGAAGATGGACCCATTAAGTGAAGGTGCAATGCTAGAGCTCATGCTGGTCACTATGCTCCCAATGCCGATCCAGAAGGCCATGATGAGTCCCGCCAACAGGCCCACAATGGCACCCTGCCCAAAGACACAGCACACTTTCTTGTCACAAGGCCAAACCTTCACAGTCTCCAGCCCCCCATCCTGAAAGCCCTGCCAACCAAGTCCACAGGCCCATCCCATGCACATGACTGTGGACCCAGATACATCACTCACAGGAGGGTTGGCACAAGGAAAGAACATCCCAAGGCAGAAGAGTCCAAGCAGTGGCCCCCCGACCATGCCAAAGATGCTGATTGCTGCCTGGGGAGGACAGAGTtgaggaaaaatgagaaaagaacacACCACCCACAATCAAAGACCCCAGGCTCACTGAGCAAGCACAACTACCAATCACTGCCTCATAGCCCCACTCATCAGCTGTCTATCTCCTCCCCCTGGAACAGAGGGCAGAAATGACTACGGGCATGTGCTCTGGATTCCCACTTCAGGCTGAGCTCTATGTCTCTCTGAACTGACAATATCCCAGAAGTAACCTGAGAGCTTTTTGCCACTTGAGAGTCTAAAGTGGCAAAAAGCTAAAGGTGGTCATCAAAGGGGATTTCTGACACCTGCTCCTTAAGCCATACCCTGCTGAAAATTTCCTATTTCAATCAATCCCTTTTCTTCCTTACAAAGTATTTTCTTCTCTCCATAGTTCATTACCTGCAGCACAGATCCCAAATGGGAAGAAATGTAGGCCATTCCAAGACAAAGTATCCCATAGCCAAAGGCTGGGGAAAAGCACAAGGGAGAAAATAAGCAGATGTGAGCAAacacaataaaaagagaaaaaaacaatacaacTACCCAACCAAGCCACCACTCCTGGAGCCCTGGAAAGAGGGCACATATTCCTCATGCCCCAGCTCCAGGTCCCTCTGCCCATTCTCAGTGCTATGTGACTCAGAAACCTCCCCAGGAAACGCTCTGAGATATATAAAACCATGGGGTGAAGGCTGTGGGCTTCACCAGGCAACTGGTGTGCCCAGAATAAAATAGGTGCTGACAGTAGTCAGGGTGTATCTCAGAAAGAACAAAACTGACAATATGGGGAAGTGTAACCCCACCAAGGCTTCTGGAAAGCACGATGGCCCGGGCCTCGCAGAACTCAGGGAACCAAGGTTGAATCAGGTCTTCCATCGTAACAGTTGCCAATGAATTAAAAGCAGAGGATATGGTgctagaaaaaaagagaatgaggaaCAGCACTGTGCCCAGGAGCCaagataggcagaactaacaagGGACTCTACAGAGAGAACAGGGCCCAAAAGGTGACAGAGATGACATATGCAACCTAGAACCATCCTCACAGTTGGAACTCGGGATACTTCAGAGGAGGTCTGGAAGGCAAGGACACTGTCccttgttgatttttcttttttttttttttgcagcactggggactgaacctaggaccACCCATGTGGTAggccaagtgctctactactgagccccagaCACTGTCCTTTTCGGATGTAGGTAAAGCTTTTGTTGAAGTCAATCGATTCCTGACATTATAAAAAGAACTCTTAATCAAAACAGAGCATCATCTGCAGAGGCTGTGGTCTTATACAGTTGGACTATATCTTGTCATCCACAATGGATGGCACAGTGAGAAACTCAATGGGATCCCTCCTCCACCTGTCCCCTTGGAGTAGGAGCACCACACCTGGGGCAAGTGGTCAAAGGGGATACCTGAGGGAGCCACTGAAGAGGCAGGCAACAAAGAGCCCAGGCAGGCCTGGCAGACCTTTCAGGATGTCTATCACAAAGTAGAGGACGAACTGCAAGCAGAGCAGAGTACATGGACCTCCTCAGAAAGGTGCCTTCCCCAGGTAGGCTGTGCACAGAAACCCCTCTGCACATGCCCCAGCAAGTCCCAGAGCCTGGTGCATCAGGATAGGGAGTCAGATACACAGGCATCTGCTACTATAAGTGACCTCCCCCAAGTCAACAGAAAAGGGGCCCTGAAGAGAGAGAGTGATACATGGCAGCACAAGTCCCAGTTCTGCCTCTGACTAGCAGTATGATGTCAGCACACTGCCTACCTCACCAAGGCGatttctcctctataaaatgaCACTTCTGGAAGGATTATATAAGACCAGGCATATGACAACTCCTGGCAGGGCATGTCATGCATAGTGAGGGACAGGTTAAAAGTAACCTTCTCCCCACGCCCCCACCCTGGCAGGATGAGCACTAATTAGGTGATGACTAGGGCTGGCATCTGACTCTCTAGACTACTGGAACCTCAGAGTTAGAGAGGACTTTTCCTCCATCTCCCATCCAGGCCATGGGGCTTTTCTGTAGCTACTCAAACTATCTGCTTGGATGCCAGGTCTGGCCTCTCATGGGCACAGGAGGGAGCTGGAGAGGCCCTCTCACTTGGTCAGGAGCTGCCTGAGACTGCTGGGTACTCATGGGATTCTCCTGGTAATAGGCGAACATGACCAGGCCGATGAGACAGCTCATGCAGAGGACCAGCTGCTGGCAGGGGAACACCGCATAGCAGGAGCTGCAAAAAGTCAGTGCCAAGGGGTAAGTCTGGGTTAATGGGCACCATCAGGCACACCCTCCTGAGCCTTCAGAAAGGAGGTCTACTTCCTGGCTCCAATGGATGCATGTGCACCCTGCCATCCTGCCCCACCCCATGCATCTCCAGGGAACCCCCTACTCTACTTCTTCCTGACCCCGCACTCACAGCACAGCAGCCTTCTCTGTGCGGGAACTGAGGTAGCGCTGCACCTGAGCCTGGTTCACACCATATAAAGAGAGCATCATAAAGACTCCCCCAAAGGCCAAGGACCAGAAGGTGTGCCGCACAAAGGGGTCAGGATCCAGCCTGCAACAGATGCCACCCAGCCACCATGTCAGAGCCCCAGACACCAACTTGGCTTTCCTGTCCCTGGAAAGAGAGGTAAGTGGACAGCAGAGCAAAGTGCCATTGCTATGCTAAGAGAATGACTTAAGACAAGGACCTGGATAGACTCAAGAGATAGCACAGCAAGCTGGAGGGAGAGTTCCCTCTTTTCAACCCCAGCCTCATCCCAGGTAGTCATCCTGGTACCATCCTGATCCTCCACAAACACCAGCAGGGCACCTGTGATCACTGTTCCTCTCTGTAGTGCCAGCTTCCTGCCCATGCAGTGTTGCACCTGAGATTCCCAGCATGCCCTTTGCTTATGATGCCCAGATACTAGGTTTTAGGATGGGCTTAGATCCCAGATACTGCAGACTGCAGTCAGGTCAAAGTGTGTACTTACTCAATCCCAGAGATGCGGCCGTGCTGGGAAGCCACATCCCACACATGCCCCAAGCCTCCTACTTTGTTCGACCCCACAATGATGACTGCCAGCTGCCCTAAGAACATGACCAGTGTCTGGAACACATCTGTCCAGATGACAGCCTTCAGTCCACCCTGCAGAGAAAAGACAGCACACCTGCCAAAGATATCTTCCACATCATCCACAGGGAGGACACAACCAGCGGGGAGGCTACACAACTTTCCGGCAGTAATCACTGGGACTCTACTGGCATCATTCCCATCCTCACTCCTACCTCCCATCCTAAATCTCATCTTCCCTCACCCCAACCTATCCGTAGATTTCACCCCATCTCCTCACCTATATTCTTATCtcattccttcttcttcttcttctttttttttttcagttgtagatgaacacaagacatttatttatttatttatttatttttatgtggtgctaaggatcgaacccagtgcctcacacttgggaCGCAAGCACTCTGcgactgagctacaatcccagcccctcatcccTTCTTTATCTCTCAGGCCTTACTGCACTTACCAATGCAGTATAGATGTTGCAGACAATGCCCAGGGTCAGCACAGACAGCCACAGATCAAAGCCAGTCACTGTAAGCAGATAAAAGTCACACTCATATCTCTGGAAGAGGATTTCCCAAGACAGAAGCCAGAAAAGCCCTGGTGAATGCAGCTATGCTAAGTCATAGAGATGAAGCAATTAGTcattaaagacaaaataaaccaTTCTCAATGGGGAAAAATGTTTGCAAAGCTCCACCAAAAGGTGTTGATTAACCAATTCAGGCGAGGCATAGTAATGTTTGATCAGCTTTCAAGTAAGGTGAACCAATCCTGCTTCTACCTGATAGAAGCCAACCCGAGGGCCCATGCAATGATTTAACTCCCTGTCCAAAGTTAGGTTCTTATGGCACATTGCCCTTCTTTGACCCTCCCAAAGGTGTTTTCCCAGACTTCCACTGCTGGAAGCCAGGGGCCTGACTCCTCACCTGCATTGAGGGCCAAAGATG
The sequence above is a segment of the Marmota flaviventris isolate mMarFla1 chromosome 14, mMarFla1.hap1, whole genome shotgun sequence genome. Coding sequences within it:
- the Slc5a6 gene encoding sodium-dependent multivitamin transporter isoform X1 — encoded protein: MSVTMSTAAPLLSTSDTSVATSTFSFVDYVVFVLLLLLSLAIGLYHAFRGWGHHTVGQLLMADRKMGCFPVALSLLATFQSAVAILGVPSEIYRFGTQYWFLGCSYFLGLLIPAHIFIPIFYRLNLTSAYEYLELRFNKAVRVCGTVTFIFQMVIYMGVVLYAPSLALNAVTGFDLWLSVLTLGIVCNIYTALGGLKAVIWTDVFQTLVMFLGQLAVIIVGSNKVGGLGHVWDVASQHGRISGIELDPDPFVRHTFWSLAFGGVFMMLSLYGVNQAQVQRYLSSRTEKAAVLSCYAVFPCQQLVLCMSCLIGLVMFAYYQENPMSTQQSQAAPDQFVLYFVIDILKGLPGLPGLFVACLFSGSLSTISSAFNSLATVTMEDLIQPWFPEFCEARAIVLSRSLAFGYGILCLGMAYISSHLGSVLQAAISIFGMVGGPLLGLFCLGMFFPCANPPGAIVGLLAGLIMAFWIGIGSIVTSMSSSIAPSLNGSIFSLPTNLTTTTVTTLMTSTTLSKPTGLQRFYSLSYLWYSAHNSTTVIVVGLTVSLLTGGMRGRPLNPGTIYPVLPRLLSLLPLSCQKRLCCRSHSQDVPTDCDLFPEKKMNGVLWDSRDKEEMAQDGSAHQGSSPTFVLQETSL
- the Slc5a6 gene encoding sodium-dependent multivitamin transporter isoform X2; the protein is MSVTMSTAAPLLSTSDTSVATSTFSFVDYVVFVLLLLLSLAIGLYHAFRGWGHHTVGQLLMADRKMGCFPVALSLLATFQSAVAILGVPSEIYRFGTQYWFLGCSYFLGLLIPAHIFIPIFYRLNLTSAYEYLELRFNKAVRVCGTVTFIFQMVIYMGVVLYAPSLALNAVTGFDLWLSVLTLGIVCNIYTALGGLKAVIWTDVFQTLVMFLGQLAVIIVGSNKVGGLGHVWDVASQHGRISGIDSCYAVFPCQQLVLCMSCLIGLVMFAYYQENPMSTQQSQAAPDQFVLYFVIDILKGLPGLPGLFVACLFSGSLSTISSAFNSLATVTMEDLIQPWFPEFCEARAIVLSRSLAFGYGILCLGMAYISSHLGSVLQAAISIFGMVGGPLLGLFCLGMFFPCANPPGAIVGLLAGLIMAFWIGIGSIVTSMSSSIAPSLNGSIFSLPTNLTTTTVTTLMTSTTLSKPTGLQRFYSLSYLWYSAHNSTTVIVVGLTVSLLTGGMRGRPLNPGTIYPVLPRLLSLLPLSCQKRLCCRSHSQDVPTDCDLFPEKKMNGVLWDSRDKEEMAQDGSAHQGSSPTFVLQETSL